One genomic region from Streptomyces sp. NBC_00457 encodes:
- a CDS encoding ABC transporter permease, with amino-acid sequence MTTSSLSEAPAAATPVGKVTPRGVVRSEWLKFWSLRSSWIALAASLVVLLAFGVIASATYSPPTAGNSDQGMGDGSSDAVSLALMGTPLVSLVVGSLGVLLFAGEYSTGMIRSTLTAVPRRLPVLFAKSAVVALLVLVLTTIGALMAFALGAIGLDGEKISLSLGDEGVLRSLLGFGVYMALVAVFGVALGALLRSPAGGISSLLGIMMILPNLTSLLPDSMADALEPRFPSTAGEAMFSLHQSADSLSPGGGFVVFAGWVALALAAAAFRLKRTDV; translated from the coding sequence ATGACTACCTCTTCTCTTTCCGAAGCACCTGCCGCGGCGACGCCGGTGGGCAAGGTGACGCCCCGCGGGGTCGTGCGTTCGGAGTGGCTCAAGTTCTGGTCGCTGCGCTCCAGTTGGATCGCCCTGGCTGCCTCCCTGGTCGTGCTGCTCGCCTTCGGGGTGATCGCTTCCGCCACCTACAGTCCCCCCACGGCAGGGAACTCCGATCAGGGCATGGGCGACGGGTCCAGTGACGCGGTCAGCCTGGCGCTGATGGGCACGCCGTTGGTGTCGCTGGTCGTGGGCTCGCTGGGAGTGCTGCTGTTCGCGGGCGAGTACAGCACGGGCATGATCCGCTCCACGCTTACTGCGGTCCCCAGGCGGCTGCCGGTGCTGTTCGCCAAGAGCGCCGTGGTGGCGCTGCTGGTGCTGGTCCTTACCACGATCGGCGCGCTGATGGCGTTCGCGCTGGGCGCGATCGGCCTGGACGGCGAGAAGATCTCCCTGTCGCTGGGGGATGAGGGTGTGCTGCGCAGCCTGCTCGGTTTCGGGGTCTATATGGCTCTCGTGGCGGTGTTCGGTGTGGCTCTGGGCGCGTTGCTGCGCTCTCCTGCCGGGGGTATCTCCTCCCTGCTCGGCATCATGATGATCCTGCCCAATCTGACCTCGCTGCTGCCCGACTCGATGGCCGACGCGCTCGAGCCGCGCTTCCCCAGCACGGCTGGAGAGGCCATGTTCTCCCTGCACCAGTCGGCTGATTCCCTCTCGCCCGGTGGCGGGTTCGTGGTCTTCGCCGGCTGGGTGGCTCTCGCACTCGCCGCGGCGGCCTTCCGGCTGAAGCGGACCGACGTCTGA
- a CDS encoding ABC transporter ATP-binding protein produces MIEAHELTKRYGDKTAVDRLSFSVKPGEVTGFLGPNGAGKSTTMRMIAGLDAPTGGSVTVNGRAYAEHPAPLHEIGTLLEAKSVHPGRSARNHLMALAHTHGIARRRVDEVIELAGLTSVAGKRVGAFSLGMGQRLGIAAALLGDPEIVMLDEPVNGLDPEGVLWVRNLLRGMADEGRAVMLSSHLMSEMALIADHLIIVGRGRLLADTTLDDFTRTAAGGGVKVVTDQAERLRSLIAGPDVMITSDSAEELVVSGRTAREIGMIAASHGVPLSELTPQAASLETAFMDLTRDAVEYHSAPADHAATDRQAA; encoded by the coding sequence ATGATCGAAGCGCACGAGCTGACCAAGCGCTACGGCGACAAGACGGCCGTGGACCGTCTGAGCTTTTCTGTCAAACCTGGTGAAGTGACCGGCTTCCTCGGCCCCAATGGCGCGGGCAAGTCGACAACCATGCGCATGATCGCCGGTCTCGACGCCCCGACCGGGGGCTCAGTCACCGTCAATGGTCGCGCCTACGCGGAGCACCCGGCGCCGCTGCACGAGATCGGCACTCTGCTCGAGGCCAAGTCCGTCCACCCGGGGCGCAGCGCACGTAACCATCTGATGGCGCTGGCCCACACGCACGGCATTGCGCGCCGCCGGGTGGACGAAGTGATCGAGCTGGCCGGGCTGACCAGTGTGGCAGGCAAGCGGGTGGGCGCCTTCTCGCTCGGCATGGGGCAGCGGCTCGGCATCGCCGCAGCACTCCTGGGAGATCCGGAGATCGTCATGCTGGACGAGCCGGTCAACGGCCTGGACCCGGAGGGCGTGCTGTGGGTGCGCAACCTTCTTCGCGGGATGGCTGACGAGGGCCGGGCGGTGATGCTCTCCTCGCACCTGATGAGCGAAATGGCACTGATCGCCGACCACTTGATCATCGTCGGCCGCGGACGGCTGCTCGCGGACACCACGCTGGACGATTTCACGCGGACGGCCGCCGGAGGTGGCGTGAAGGTCGTCACTGACCAGGCGGAGCGGCTGCGCTCGCTCATCGCCGGCCCGGATGTGATGATCACCTCCGATTCCGCCGAGGAGTTGGTGGTCTCCGGGCGCACCGCCCGGGAGATCGGAATGATTGCCGCCTCGCACGGGGTGCCGCTGTCTGAGCTGACCCCGCAGGCCGCTTCCCTGGAGACGGCCTTCATGGACCTCACCCGCGACGCTGTGGAGTACCACAGCGCACCCGCCGACCACGCGGCCACCGACCGACAGGCGGCATGA
- a CDS encoding glycosyltransferase — protein sequence MTWFAITLAVLNSWLFAEGTRLQHSTCAAPLPLTSACREPRWLAGLALIATGAGLQVAALQLAPVTVVQPAGVLGLAGSVAWQLRRRGTWPGRPTAGALVAIVVGAGAFAVLAATHTVPTPITTVAQVQAGVGVAAVALTCHLAARVLGGRRRCLVLSVGAGAAYGYASVLGRAAIEHYSEKGLSPGLLGTLAGAVAAVLTGFGLLQRAYADGPPETTTASVTITDPLVAVVIGVALLGEAPALTASVAGSALACAALAVAGVIALSRDLHAAVFTPYAPPAPVAHPLAQEPRMSFPPRRRIVIAADTYPPDVNGAANFAHRLAAGLAGRGHDVHAICPAPHAGAREVTADGVTVHRLVSHRTPFHPTIRVCLPWQIRTRVTELLNQLAPDVVHAQSHFCVGRTAISAARAQGIPVVATNHFMPENLIGFTRLRGRLAASACAWAWRDLSRVFRHAQIVTAPTPRAARLLAERELGRTVLAVSCGLDLARFAQPARPKSDSTLRVLFVGRLDAEKNVHELLRAVALLPAHHRVQAEIVGDGSCRAELQNLARTLCIADRVTFHGLISDQEVLEAYARCDVFCMPGTAELQSLVTMEAMAAGKPVVAAAAMALPHLVHHGHNGCLYPPGDIAALTAALASVLDDAEERVRMGEASRTLIAEHDITHTLTAFEGLYEQAARVLRGLPTPRLPATAHPDWHGYAANSDRWR from the coding sequence GTGACCTGGTTCGCGATCACACTGGCGGTGCTGAACTCCTGGCTCTTCGCCGAGGGGACGCGGCTGCAGCACAGCACGTGCGCAGCGCCGCTGCCGCTGACCTCCGCGTGCCGTGAACCCCGCTGGCTCGCCGGCCTCGCTCTGATCGCCACAGGGGCAGGGCTCCAGGTCGCCGCGCTGCAGCTGGCGCCGGTGACGGTGGTACAGCCGGCTGGGGTGCTGGGGCTCGCGGGGAGCGTTGCCTGGCAGCTCAGGAGGCGGGGCACGTGGCCGGGCCGACCCACCGCTGGCGCCCTGGTGGCGATCGTCGTCGGGGCCGGCGCCTTCGCTGTGCTCGCCGCCACGCACACCGTGCCCACCCCGATCACCACCGTCGCGCAGGTCCAGGCCGGGGTGGGGGTCGCTGCCGTAGCGCTCACCTGCCATCTGGCCGCACGGGTGCTCGGCGGGCGGCGCCGGTGTCTGGTGCTGAGCGTGGGCGCGGGCGCCGCCTACGGCTACGCGTCAGTCCTGGGCCGGGCCGCAATCGAGCACTACAGCGAGAAGGGCCTGTCCCCCGGCCTGCTCGGCACGCTCGCCGGTGCCGTCGCGGCGGTCCTCACCGGGTTCGGGCTGCTGCAGCGTGCCTATGCCGACGGGCCGCCGGAAACCACCACGGCGAGCGTCACCATCACCGATCCGTTGGTCGCCGTCGTGATCGGTGTCGCACTGCTGGGGGAGGCCCCCGCGCTGACGGCGTCCGTCGCCGGGTCGGCACTGGCCTGCGCCGCCCTGGCGGTGGCCGGTGTGATCGCCCTCTCCCGGGACCTGCACGCCGCTGTGTTCACCCCTTACGCCCCTCCCGCGCCAGTTGCCCACCCCCTTGCTCAGGAGCCCCGCATGTCCTTTCCTCCCCGACGACGCATCGTCATCGCCGCGGATACCTACCCACCGGACGTGAACGGCGCCGCGAACTTCGCCCACCGCCTGGCTGCCGGTCTGGCCGGCCGGGGCCATGATGTCCATGCCATCTGCCCCGCGCCGCATGCCGGTGCCCGGGAGGTCACGGCCGATGGTGTGACCGTGCACCGGCTTGTCTCGCACCGCACTCCGTTCCATCCCACCATCCGGGTCTGTCTGCCCTGGCAGATCCGCACACGGGTCACCGAGCTGCTGAACCAGCTGGCGCCCGACGTAGTCCATGCGCAGTCGCACTTCTGCGTGGGCCGTACCGCGATCTCCGCTGCCCGCGCCCAGGGCATCCCGGTCGTGGCCACCAACCACTTCATGCCGGAGAATCTGATCGGCTTCACCCGCCTGCGCGGCAGGCTCGCCGCGTCTGCGTGCGCATGGGCCTGGCGTGATCTGTCGCGTGTCTTCCGCCACGCGCAGATCGTCACCGCTCCCACTCCCCGCGCCGCGCGCCTGCTGGCGGAGCGCGAGCTGGGCCGCACTGTGCTGGCGGTGTCGTGCGGTCTGGATCTCGCCCGGTTCGCCCAGCCCGCCAGACCCAAGTCCGATAGCACCCTGCGGGTGCTGTTCGTGGGGCGGCTGGATGCGGAGAAGAATGTGCACGAGCTGTTGCGCGCCGTGGCACTGCTTCCCGCCCATCACAGGGTCCAGGCTGAGATCGTCGGCGACGGCTCCTGCCGCGCCGAGCTGCAGAACCTGGCCCGCACGCTGTGCATCGCCGACCGGGTCACCTTTCACGGGCTGATCAGCGACCAGGAGGTGCTGGAGGCATACGCCCGCTGTGATGTGTTTTGTATGCCAGGCACGGCCGAGCTGCAGAGCCTGGTCACCATGGAGGCCATGGCCGCCGGCAAGCCGGTGGTCGCCGCCGCTGCTATGGCGCTGCCCCATCTGGTGCATCACGGGCATAACGGCTGTCTCTATCCTCCCGGTGATATCGCGGCCCTGACCGCAGCTCTCGCCTCTGTCCTGGACGATGCCGAGGAGCGAGTGCGGATGGGCGAGGCAAGCCGGACCCTCATCGCCGAGCACGACATCACCCATACTCTGACGGCTTTCGAGGGTCTCTATGAGCAGGCGGCTCGAGTCCTGCGCGGCCTTCCCACGCCCCGCCTCCCCGCCACCGCTCACCCTGACTGGCATGGATACGCAGCGAATTCTGATCGTTGGCGATGA
- a CDS encoding DUF998 domain-containing protein: MAITSRHITAVANFFDARLLRDSGGHARHDAAAPGASFMQVASTGSPTPHRGTGVVRPMNARHVSRALAATSQAGVAACLVGATALHVGWAHKFDAVRQTVSDYALDDDANQVFTATAACLSVGSMSLLASAVHSRFPVGGAPTVLLGTWCAGLALCAAFRTDPVDSPTTVGGLVHNWACAAAVTALPAGGLLIARRIGRLPALKARARSLRLMSWASTAAGASFLATYLCARAPANPAARWMAGRQGLAERVTLALELGVLCTLADAVRAGQART; the protein is encoded by the coding sequence ATGGCCATCACCAGCCGGCACATCACTGCCGTCGCCAACTTCTTCGACGCCCGGTTGCTCCGCGACAGCGGCGGCCACGCACGCCACGATGCAGCCGCGCCCGGCGCGTCCTTCATGCAAGTCGCATCAACCGGCTCGCCCACGCCACATCGCGGCACAGGTGTGGTGCGGCCGATGAACGCAAGACACGTTTCCCGCGCTCTTGCGGCCACCAGCCAGGCGGGGGTGGCCGCTTGCCTGGTCGGAGCCACTGCCCTGCATGTGGGGTGGGCCCACAAATTCGACGCGGTCCGGCAGACGGTGAGCGATTACGCGCTCGACGATGATGCCAACCAGGTTTTTACCGCCACGGCGGCCTGCCTGTCGGTGGGATCGATGTCGCTCCTTGCCTCGGCGGTGCATTCCCGTTTCCCGGTGGGGGGAGCTCCGACGGTGCTGCTGGGCACCTGGTGCGCTGGTCTTGCACTGTGCGCAGCCTTCAGGACCGACCCGGTCGACAGCCCGACCACGGTCGGCGGCCTGGTGCACAACTGGGCCTGTGCCGCCGCAGTCACAGCACTGCCAGCCGGCGGGCTGCTCATCGCTCGGCGGATCGGTCGCCTCCCCGCCTTGAAGGCAAGGGCCCGCTCGCTGCGGCTGATGTCCTGGGCCAGCACCGCGGCCGGTGCATCGTTCCTGGCCACGTATCTGTGCGCCCGGGCCCCGGCCAACCCGGCTGCCCGCTGGATGGCCGGCCGGCAAGGTCTTGCCGAGCGGGTGACCCTCGCCCTGGAGCTGGGCGTGCTGTGCACCCTCGCCGACGCGGTACGAGCCGGCCAGGCACGCACGTGA